One Prodigiosinella aquatilis DNA window includes the following coding sequences:
- a CDS encoding helix-turn-helix transcriptional regulator, with the protein MIPKRLKAARLRANLTQEKLGVLAGIEEATAYSRLSHYENGTHKPTFELVCEFARVLNVPECYFYIVDDEFAEDVLNLYLDRARRKEK; encoded by the coding sequence ATGATTCCTAAGCGTTTGAAGGCAGCCAGATTAAGAGCGAATCTCACGCAGGAGAAGCTTGGTGTACTGGCTGGTATCGAAGAGGCGACGGCCTATTCGCGTCTGTCTCATTATGAAAATGGCACGCATAAACCCACGTTTGAACTAGTCTGCGAATTTGCCCGTGTGCTCAATGTACCGGAGTGCTACTTTTACATTGTTGACGATGAGTTTGCGGAAGATGTACTGAATTTGTACCTTGATCGAGCCCGCCGCAAAGAAAAATAG
- a CDS encoding methyl-accepting chemotaxis protein: MQFKNATVRTQLTLGFGILVAIVLVVAILSVDSLSKANDRFKTHVQQVSARESLVNLILSGVKDSSLNIYGLVLVSEAADIEAGKKQVTAAEERTAAAIAQLQAAIAQHSDVTDKDRNFVAAIFKAEEAYQPIAQHIVELALDEKKAEAIDRMNRELRPQLITLLNIADQYLKYSKQQAKESLDTAQRAYQQTRLIFIIISLVALSLAVILGWIIIRALVRALGEEPAVLGQVVQRIASGDLSQVKGAKTAPQGSVLAAIGEMQEKLYQLVSQVAVSAESIVTASTEITMGNEDLSRRTEAQASSLEQTSASMEQLTATVKHNADNAHQGNLMANDASQVAQRGGNVVERVVSTMHEIASSSGKVTQIINVIESIAFQTNILALNAAVEAARAGEQGRGFAVVAGEVRTLAQRSATAAKEIKDLIGESVDRVNIGSKLVDEAGSTMQEVVNAVKGVNSLMAEITLASSEQHTGIDQVNKAVVQMDEATQQNAALVEQSAAAAESLKQQAHILLQGISEFDISRAGNLNGTTIAIR, translated from the coding sequence ATGCAATTTAAAAATGCAACAGTACGTACCCAGCTTACTCTGGGGTTTGGGATTTTAGTTGCCATTGTCCTGGTTGTCGCCATCCTTTCGGTGGATTCCCTGAGCAAAGCTAACGACAGATTCAAGACCCATGTCCAGCAAGTCTCTGCGCGTGAGTCTTTGGTCAATTTGATCCTTAGCGGCGTCAAAGACAGTTCACTGAATATTTATGGGCTGGTGCTGGTCAGTGAGGCCGCTGATATCGAAGCGGGTAAAAAACAGGTTACAGCCGCTGAAGAGAGAACAGCCGCAGCGATAGCCCAGCTACAAGCAGCAATTGCACAACACTCTGATGTAACAGACAAAGATCGCAATTTTGTGGCGGCGATATTCAAAGCTGAAGAGGCTTATCAGCCCATTGCTCAACACATTGTAGAACTGGCGCTTGATGAGAAAAAGGCCGAAGCGATTGACCGTATGAACCGTGAACTACGGCCTCAATTAATTACCTTACTGAATATTGCCGATCAATATCTGAAGTACAGTAAACAACAAGCCAAAGAGAGCCTGGATACCGCTCAACGTGCTTATCAGCAAACCCGCTTGATTTTTATTATTATCAGCCTGGTTGCTTTGAGTCTGGCGGTTATTTTAGGGTGGATTATTATCCGTGCTCTGGTTCGCGCTCTGGGAGAAGAGCCGGCAGTTTTAGGTCAAGTGGTACAGCGTATTGCCAGTGGCGATCTCAGTCAGGTTAAAGGGGCAAAAACCGCGCCACAGGGAAGCGTGCTGGCAGCGATTGGAGAGATGCAGGAGAAACTGTATCAGTTAGTCAGCCAGGTCGCTGTTTCTGCGGAAAGTATCGTCACCGCTTCAACCGAAATTACCATGGGTAATGAGGATCTGAGCCGTCGTACTGAAGCACAGGCCTCCTCACTAGAACAGACCTCTGCCAGCATGGAGCAACTGACTGCCACCGTTAAACACAATGCTGACAATGCACACCAGGGTAATCTAATGGCAAATGACGCTTCACAAGTGGCGCAACGTGGTGGCAACGTTGTTGAGCGCGTCGTTAGCACTATGCATGAGATTGCCAGCAGTTCAGGCAAAGTCACTCAAATCATTAATGTGATTGAAAGCATCGCCTTCCAAACTAACATTTTGGCGCTTAACGCTGCCGTTGAAGCAGCGCGTGCCGGTGAGCAAGGCCGTGGTTTTGCCGTGGTCGCTGGCGAAGTGCGTACCCTGGCACAACGCAGTGCTACTGCCGCGAAAGAAATTAAAGATCTGATCGGCGAGTCTGTCGACCGGGTTAATATCGGTTCCAAGCTGGTTGATGAGGCTGGCAGTACCATGCAAGAAGTGGTTAACGCGGTTAAAGGTGTCAATAGCCTGATGGCTGAAATTACCCTGGCTTCGAGCGAACAGCACACCGGAATTGATCAAGTTAACAAAGCGGTAGTGCAGATGGACGAGGCCACGCAGCAAAATGCCGCTCTGGTTGAACAGAGTGCCGCCGCCGCCGAAAGCTTAAAGCAGCAGGCGCATATATTATTGCAGGGGATTTCTGAGTTTGATATCTCCCGTGCAGGAAATCTCAACGGCACGACAATTGCGATTCGCTAA
- a CDS encoding substrate-binding domain-containing protein, whose product MKIFCAFAVAAAMLSPSVFASSNANITIGLITKTDTNPFFLKMKEGAMLGATVHGVKLLTAAGKEDQDYASQIIAIQSMVAAGATTLLITPSDAKAVVPALEQARAQGVQIIALDSPTDPTSAVDALFATDNYKAGELIGQYAQAAMPLTFPGQPLKIAMLDLSAGHLVGARRHNGFMKGLGLQAAGADSSELSGAPEILCSGYTQGAEKQGHDVMADCLKAHPDINLVYTVNEPAAAGAYQALQEAGKEKSAMILSVDGGCAGVNNVREGKIAATAQQYPLTMAAMGVDAAVAYAKHGKKASGYVDTGVTLIADKPMPGLPSKDTQAGLNACFGAK is encoded by the coding sequence ATGAAAATTTTCTGCGCTTTTGCCGTGGCGGCGGCAATGTTGAGTCCATCAGTATTTGCCAGCAGCAATGCTAATATCACCATCGGTTTAATTACTAAAACAGATACCAACCCATTCTTTTTGAAAATGAAAGAAGGAGCCATGCTTGGCGCGACAGTTCACGGTGTGAAACTGCTAACCGCTGCGGGTAAAGAAGATCAAGATTACGCTTCGCAGATCATTGCGATTCAATCCATGGTGGCTGCTGGGGCCACCACCCTGCTTATCACCCCAAGTGATGCTAAAGCTGTTGTGCCAGCCCTTGAGCAGGCGCGAGCACAAGGTGTACAGATCATTGCGCTCGATTCACCGACGGATCCCACCAGTGCTGTTGATGCACTATTTGCCACAGACAACTATAAAGCTGGCGAATTGATTGGCCAATATGCTCAGGCGGCCATGCCCTTAACCTTTCCTGGTCAACCATTAAAGATAGCCATGCTGGATTTATCGGCTGGGCATTTAGTGGGGGCAAGGCGACACAACGGCTTTATGAAGGGTTTAGGATTACAAGCAGCGGGAGCCGACTCCAGTGAATTGTCTGGCGCACCTGAGATCTTGTGCTCAGGTTATACACAGGGGGCGGAAAAACAAGGACATGATGTCATGGCTGACTGTCTGAAAGCGCATCCTGATATTAATCTTGTCTATACTGTTAATGAACCGGCCGCAGCCGGTGCTTATCAAGCACTACAGGAGGCTGGTAAAGAAAAAAGTGCCATGATTTTATCTGTTGATGGCGGATGTGCTGGCGTAAATAACGTACGTGAAGGAAAGATTGCCGCCACGGCGCAGCAATATCCCTTAACTATGGCCGCGATGGGGGTTGATGCAGCCGTTGCTTATGCCAAACACGGCAAGAAAGCTTCTGGATATGTTGACACCGGCGTAACGCTTATTGCTGACAAACCGATGCCTGGTCTGCCAAGCAAAGATACCCAGGCTGGGCTTAATGCCTGTTTTGGTGCCAAATAA
- the bamE gene encoding outer membrane protein assembly factor BamE has translation MRCKTLTIVATVVVVMLTAGCSTLEKVVYRPDINQGNYLAPADVAKIHTGMTKQQVVYILGTPMLKDPFGSNTWYYVFRQQPGHEAVKQQTLTLTFNSDGVLTNLNNKPAL, from the coding sequence ATGCGCTGTAAAACGCTAACTATCGTCGCCACGGTGGTTGTTGTTATGCTGACTGCCGGATGTTCCACGCTAGAAAAAGTGGTTTATCGGCCGGACATCAACCAGGGAAACTATCTGGCACCGGCTGATGTCGCCAAAATTCACACCGGTATGACCAAACAACAGGTTGTCTATATCTTGGGTACACCGATGCTGAAAGATCCGTTTGGTAGCAATACCTGGTATTATGTCTTCCGCCAACAACCTGGTCACGAAGCAGTAAAACAGCAAACCTTGACATTGACGTTTAACAGTGACGGCGTACTCACAAACCTGAATAACAAGCCTGCACTGTAA
- a CDS encoding RnfH family protein, whose protein sequence is MPELHVEVVYALPDRQYLRSLTLADGSTVEQAVVASGLLELRPDIDLSINKVGIYSRPVRLTDVLSEGDRVEIYRPLIADPKELRRQRAERAKK, encoded by the coding sequence GTGCCTGAACTTCACGTGGAGGTCGTTTATGCCTTACCGGATCGTCAGTACCTGAGGTCATTAACCCTGGCGGACGGCTCTACAGTTGAACAGGCCGTTGTTGCTTCTGGATTGTTAGAATTACGGCCAGATATTGATTTGAGCATTAACAAAGTCGGCATCTATAGCCGACCTGTCAGGTTAACTGATGTACTCAGTGAAGGCGATCGTGTTGAAATATACCGACCTTTGATTGCCGACCCGAAAGAACTACGTCGTCAACGTGCAGAACGCGCAAAAAAATAA
- the smpB gene encoding SsrA-binding protein SmpB: MTKKKAYKPGSATIAQNKRARHEYFIEEEFEAGLTLQGWEVKSLRAGKANISDSYVTFMNGEAYLFGATITPLNVASSHVVCDPTRSRKLLLNKRELDSLIGRVSREGYTVVALSMYWKNAWSKVKIGVAKGKRDHDKRDDIKEREWKLDKARIMKNANR; the protein is encoded by the coding sequence ATGACAAAGAAAAAAGCGTACAAACCCGGTTCCGCCACCATTGCGCAAAATAAGCGCGCTCGCCATGAATACTTCATCGAAGAAGAATTTGAGGCAGGGCTTACGCTGCAAGGTTGGGAAGTAAAATCACTGCGTGCAGGCAAAGCCAATATCAGCGATAGCTATGTCACATTCATGAATGGTGAAGCCTACCTTTTTGGTGCGACGATTACGCCACTCAACGTCGCGTCTTCACATGTTGTTTGTGATCCGACCCGCTCGCGTAAATTATTACTGAACAAACGCGAGTTAGATTCGCTGATAGGACGAGTCAGCCGTGAAGGCTACACCGTTGTTGCGCTGTCGATGTATTGGAAAAATGCCTGGAGCAAAGTCAAAATCGGCGTAGCGAAAGGTAAAAGAGACCACGACAAGCGTGACGATATTAAAGAACGTGAATGGAAATTAGACAAAGCCCGTATCATGAAGAACGCTAACCGCTAA
- the recN gene encoding DNA repair protein RecN, with product MLAQLTISNFAIVRELEIDFQAGMSVITGETGAGKSIAIDALGLCLGNRSDASMVRPEAARADICARFSLADTPAALVWLEQNQLDDSNECLLRRVIGADGRSRGFINGTAVPLSQLRELGQHLIQLHGQHAHQLLLKPEHQRHLLDAYADEPQLLSAMQQVWQQWHQSCRELAQHQQATIEREARRELLQYQLKELNDFAPQAGEYEQIDAEYKRLSNSGQLLALSQQALQLLSEGEEQNLLSMLHTAKHQLSELISMDEKLAGTLTLLEEADIQISEVSDELRHYSDQMDLDPIRLYELEQRISRQLTLARKHHIAPEDLPTFYQQMLNEQQQLDQQESDHEMLSRTVSEYHQQALHLAEQLHIRRSHHASELAQLITTNMHALAMPHGHFSINVEFAPESLGINGADHIEFRVTTNPGQPHQSLVKVASGGELSRIALIIQVITAQKMDTPALIFDEVDVGISGPTAAIVGKMLRQLGESTQVMCVTHLPQVAGCGHHHFFVSKQTDGSETETLMQPLDKRARLQELARLLGGSAVTKNTLANAKELLAA from the coding sequence ATGCTGGCGCAACTCACTATCAGTAACTTCGCCATCGTGCGCGAACTGGAAATTGATTTTCAAGCCGGGATGAGCGTCATTACCGGCGAAACCGGTGCAGGTAAATCCATTGCGATTGATGCTCTCGGTCTCTGCCTCGGGAACCGTTCTGATGCCAGCATGGTTCGTCCGGAAGCGGCACGTGCAGATATCTGCGCCCGTTTTTCACTGGCTGACACCCCGGCGGCATTGGTCTGGCTGGAGCAAAACCAGCTTGATGACAGCAATGAATGCCTGCTGCGACGAGTTATCGGTGCCGACGGACGTTCCCGTGGTTTTATTAACGGTACCGCTGTTCCGCTTTCCCAACTACGGGAACTGGGCCAACATCTGATCCAACTACACGGTCAACATGCACACCAACTGTTGCTTAAACCAGAACATCAGCGCCATCTGCTGGATGCCTACGCCGATGAACCTCAATTACTTTCTGCCATGCAGCAAGTCTGGCAACAGTGGCACCAAAGCTGTCGTGAACTGGCCCAACACCAGCAGGCAACCATTGAACGGGAAGCACGCCGGGAACTTCTGCAATACCAACTGAAAGAACTGAATGACTTCGCTCCACAGGCCGGAGAATATGAACAGATTGATGCCGAGTACAAGCGTCTGTCCAACAGCGGACAGCTGCTCGCTCTTAGCCAACAAGCGCTACAACTGCTTAGTGAAGGTGAAGAACAAAACTTGCTCAGTATGTTGCACACCGCAAAACATCAGCTTTCTGAACTGATCAGCATGGATGAAAAACTCGCTGGAACACTGACATTACTGGAAGAAGCCGACATCCAAATCAGCGAGGTCAGTGATGAGTTGCGTCATTACAGCGACCAGATGGACCTTGATCCAATCAGATTGTACGAACTGGAACAGCGCATTTCCCGACAATTAACACTGGCCAGAAAGCATCACATTGCACCGGAAGATCTACCCACTTTTTATCAACAAATGCTTAATGAGCAACAGCAACTGGATCAGCAGGAAAGCGATCATGAAATGCTGAGTCGCACAGTGAGTGAGTACCATCAACAAGCCCTGCATTTGGCTGAACAATTACATATTCGCCGTAGCCACCATGCTAGTGAGCTAGCACAGTTGATCACAACCAATATGCATGCCCTGGCTATGCCGCACGGGCATTTCAGCATAAACGTCGAGTTTGCACCGGAATCTCTCGGCATCAATGGTGCAGACCATATTGAATTCCGCGTGACGACTAACCCAGGCCAGCCCCACCAATCACTGGTGAAAGTAGCATCTGGTGGCGAGCTTTCTCGTATTGCTCTGATCATTCAGGTCATTACAGCACAGAAAATGGATACTCCGGCGCTGATTTTCGACGAAGTCGATGTCGGTATTAGTGGCCCAACGGCGGCTATTGTCGGTAAGATGTTGCGTCAGTTGGGGGAATCCACTCAGGTTATGTGTGTTACCCACCTGCCACAAGTCGCAGGCTGCGGCCATCACCACTTTTTTGTCAGCAAACAAACTGACGGTTCGGAAACAGAAACCCTGATGCAGCCGTTGGATAAGCGGGCACGATTACAGGAACTCGCTCGCCTGCTGGGTGGCAGTGCCGTAACGAAAAATACGCTGGCAAACGCAAAAGAGTTGTTAGCCGCATAA
- a CDS encoding RNA ligase family protein: MSDNFIKFPQTLHLIAGHNFNFRKDKAFSSFEVKEFLQNEVVLEEKIDGANLGISFDKDGKLLLQNRGNYLNKPFSGQWIELNNWLDKKLDSIFDVIEDKYILFGEWCYAKHSIFYTKLPDFYIAFDIYDKINNEFLSTKRRNTLLISMGISSAPFIDKGVFTINEIINKIQKSNYSSNTSEGIYIRLENEDTLIRRAKLVRPDFTQNIEEHWASKKIIKNIIENN; this comes from the coding sequence ATGAGTGATAATTTTATTAAATTCCCGCAAACCCTTCATTTAATTGCGGGGCATAATTTCAATTTCCGAAAAGATAAAGCATTTTCAAGCTTCGAGGTAAAAGAATTTTTGCAAAATGAAGTAGTACTCGAAGAAAAAATTGATGGTGCTAACCTTGGTATTTCTTTTGATAAGGATGGCAAATTGCTGCTACAAAATCGAGGAAATTATCTCAACAAGCCATTTTCAGGACAATGGATAGAATTAAACAATTGGCTTGACAAAAAACTTGATAGCATTTTTGATGTAATTGAAGACAAATATATTTTATTTGGCGAATGGTGTTATGCAAAACATTCCATCTTTTATACAAAGCTACCAGATTTTTATATCGCCTTTGATATTTATGATAAAATAAATAATGAATTCCTTTCAACAAAAAGAAGAAACACCTTATTAATATCAATGGGTATTTCCAGCGCACCATTTATTGATAAAGGTGTTTTCACAATAAATGAAATAATCAATAAGATACAAAAATCCAATTATTCGAGCAACACTTCAGAAGGTATATATATAAGATTAGAAAATGAAGACACTTTAATTCGTCGAGCTAAGCTTGTAAGACCTGACTTTACTCAAAATATTGAAGAGCATTGGGCATCAAAAAAAATAATTAAAAATATTATAGAAAATAATTAA
- the grpE gene encoding nucleotide exchange factor GrpE: MSSKDQKSPDEQVLDQKETAEGQKAEAMPEMTEVVDPRDERIAELEAQLNDVQQRERDNVMRARAEIENIRRRTDIDIEKAHKFALEKFAGEMLPVIDNLERALEMADKSDEALSAMIEGVELTLKSLLAAVHKFGIDVVDEVNVPFNPEIHQAMTMLESADHQPNHVMMVMQKGYTLNGRLLRPAMVAVSKAKE, from the coding sequence ATGAGTAGTAAAGATCAGAAGTCACCTGACGAGCAAGTCTTGGATCAAAAGGAAACGGCAGAAGGGCAGAAAGCGGAAGCCATGCCGGAGATGACAGAAGTGGTTGACCCGCGTGATGAGCGTATTGCCGAACTGGAAGCACAGTTGAACGATGTGCAGCAGCGTGAACGTGATAACGTGATGCGTGCTCGCGCAGAGATTGAGAATATTCGTCGCCGTACGGATATTGACATTGAAAAGGCCCACAAATTTGCATTGGAAAAGTTTGCGGGTGAAATGTTACCGGTGATTGATAATCTGGAGCGCGCACTGGAAATGGCCGACAAGTCTGATGAAGCACTGTCTGCCATGATTGAAGGTGTTGAACTGACGCTGAAATCTCTGTTGGCGGCAGTGCATAAGTTTGGTATTGATGTGGTTGACGAGGTCAATGTACCGTTCAATCCGGAAATCCATCAGGCCATGACTATGCTTGAATCTGCCGATCATCAGCCGAATCACGTCATGATGGTGATGCAGAAAGGTTACACGTTGAATGGTCGACTACTGCGTCCGGCAATGGTGGCTGTGTCTAAAGCCAAAGAATAA
- the tnpB gene encoding IS66 family insertion sequence element accessory protein TnpB, which yields MLTPQHIWLAREPVDMRQGIDTLTQYITDHLH from the coding sequence ATGCTAACGCCGCAGCATATCTGGCTGGCGCGCGAGCCCGTCGATATGCGTCAGGGGATTGATACCCTGACACAATATATTACCGACCACCTGCACTAA
- a CDS encoding helix-turn-helix transcriptional regulator produces MIPERLKNARLRANLTQEQLGVLAGIGEETAYSRLSQYESGTHTPSFKTVCAFAHALNVPESYFYTVDDDFAEALLKLYAGNTVQWQRTPNGR; encoded by the coding sequence ATGATCCCTGAACGTCTTAAAAATGCGAGGCTACGGGCTAATCTGACGCAAGAGCAGCTTGGCGTATTGGCTGGCATTGGCGAAGAGACGGCCTATTCTCGTCTCTCACAGTATGAGAGTGGAACGCATACGCCCTCGTTTAAAACGGTTTGTGCTTTTGCGCATGCATTGAACGTGCCGGAGAGCTATTTCTACACGGTGGACGATGACTTTGCCGAGGCGCTTCTGAAGCTGTATGCCGGTAATACTGTCCAGTGGCAACGCACACCAAATGGCAGATAA
- the nadK gene encoding NAD(+) kinase has product MNKLFNCIGIVGHPRHPTALTTHDMLYHWLSDKGYSVLLEPQIAHALNLKDAVTGNLDDIGRQADLAIVIGGDGNMLGAARILSRYDVSVIGVNRGNLGFLTDLDPDHTQQQLSDVLAGHYICESRFMLEAQVCRTKQANSISTAINEVVLHPGKVAHMIEFEVYIDDSFAFSQRSDGLIISTPTGSTAYSLSGGGPILTPTLDAIALVPMFPHTLSARPLVINSSSTIRLKFSKITNDLEISCDSQISLPIQEGEEVFIRRSKHHLNLIHPKDYSYFNTLSSKLGWSKKLF; this is encoded by the coding sequence ATGAACAAACTATTTAACTGCATCGGCATTGTCGGTCATCCGCGCCATCCCACGGCACTGACCACTCATGACATGCTATATCACTGGTTGAGCGATAAAGGCTACTCCGTGCTGCTCGAACCACAGATTGCCCACGCCCTCAATCTGAAAGACGCCGTAACCGGTAATTTGGATGATATCGGGCGACAGGCAGATCTGGCCATCGTGATTGGGGGGGACGGCAATATGCTGGGAGCAGCACGAATACTTTCACGTTATGATGTTAGCGTGATCGGTGTTAACCGCGGTAACCTTGGTTTCCTCACTGATTTGGATCCCGACCATACTCAGCAACAGCTCAGTGATGTGCTGGCAGGTCATTATATTTGCGAAAGCCGCTTCATGCTGGAAGCACAGGTATGCCGCACAAAGCAGGCCAACAGTATTAGCACAGCGATCAACGAAGTCGTTCTTCATCCGGGGAAAGTCGCTCATATGATCGAGTTTGAAGTCTATATCGATGATAGCTTTGCCTTTTCTCAACGTTCAGATGGTCTGATCATTTCCACCCCTACCGGTTCCACCGCTTATTCCCTTTCTGGAGGCGGCCCTATTCTTACCCCTACGCTGGATGCCATTGCACTGGTTCCCATGTTCCCGCACACACTGTCGGCACGTCCGCTGGTAATTAACAGCAGCAGTACTATTCGGCTGAAGTTCTCCAAAATCACTAACGATCTGGAAATCAGCTGTGACAGCCAGATCTCGCTGCCAATACAGGAGGGCGAAGAGGTTTTCATCCGCCGCAGCAAACATCACCTCAACCTCATTCATCCCAAAGATTACAGCTATTTCAATACATTAAGTAGCAAACTCGGATGGTCTAAAAAATTGTTCTAA
- a CDS encoding type II toxin-antitoxin system RatA family toxin, translated as MPKINRSALVPFSAEQMYKLVNDIPSYSDFLPGCTGSRVLSSTPEEMTAAVDVSKAGISKTFTTRNRLTSNQNIAMQLVDGPFRQLNGGWHFTPLSVDACKVELHLDFEFKNALIELAFGKIFKELANNMVQAFTQRAKEVYRA; from the coding sequence ATGCCCAAGATAAATCGATCGGCATTGGTCCCATTCAGTGCGGAGCAGATGTATAAACTGGTCAATGATATCCCTTCTTACTCTGATTTTTTGCCAGGGTGCACGGGGAGTCGGGTTTTGTCCTCTACACCGGAGGAGATGACCGCGGCTGTTGATGTATCAAAAGCCGGTATTAGCAAAACGTTTACCACCCGTAATAGGTTAACCAGCAATCAAAACATTGCCATGCAACTGGTTGATGGTCCATTTCGTCAGCTAAATGGAGGTTGGCACTTTACGCCACTTAGTGTAGATGCCTGTAAAGTCGAGTTGCATCTGGATTTTGAATTCAAGAATGCATTGATTGAACTGGCCTTCGGAAAAATTTTTAAAGAACTGGCAAACAATATGGTTCAGGCATTCACGCAACGTGCCAAAGAGGTTTACCGTGCCTGA
- a CDS encoding DUF3696 domain-containing protein, which yields MFQKLRIRNFKAWKDTGNIRMAPITLFFGANSSGKSSIGQLLMMLKQTVESPDRKTALYPGGKSTAVQLGSYHEMVFQRDIKNCIDFEYQWNLTDILKTKDPISGSIFNGDNICFKSNIIFNEASNTLNLNSFEYKVYNKADLSFSIGLKVNENGKGDFKVETENYNLVRQKGRVWSIKAAVRFYGFPEEVVAYYQNADFVQELNLRHEKLFRSLCYLGPLRIKPERLYSWAGIEPESVGYQGESTIAAILAARKRKISLGYKKTTKPFEEIIASKLKQMGLIDAFRVEPISEHRQEYEVKVRTRGSQYWVDLPDVGFGISQVLPVLVQCFYAPKGSIILMEQPEIHLHPLAQSTLADVMIDVIKSRENGEDREIQVIIETHSEHFLRRLQRRIAEDVIDSQMVSAYFANVSVTPSKLEPLQIDVFGNISNWPNDFFGDEMSDITAQSKAAIKKRISQVKNK from the coding sequence GTGTTTCAAAAATTAAGAATAAGAAACTTCAAAGCATGGAAAGATACAGGTAACATCCGAATGGCCCCGATTACTTTATTTTTTGGTGCTAACAGCTCAGGTAAATCCAGTATTGGCCAATTATTGATGATGTTAAAACAAACGGTTGAATCACCTGACCGCAAAACTGCACTTTATCCTGGCGGAAAATCCACAGCCGTGCAATTAGGCTCATATCATGAAATGGTTTTCCAAAGGGATATAAAAAATTGTATAGATTTCGAATATCAGTGGAATTTAACTGATATATTAAAAACAAAAGACCCCATCAGCGGAAGTATATTTAACGGAGATAATATTTGTTTTAAATCAAATATTATCTTTAATGAAGCCTCAAATACGTTAAATTTAAATAGTTTTGAATATAAAGTATATAATAAAGCTGACTTATCTTTTTCAATTGGTTTGAAAGTTAACGAAAATGGGAAAGGTGATTTTAAGGTTGAGACAGAAAATTATAACTTAGTAAGACAGAAGGGCCGAGTTTGGTCTATAAAAGCAGCAGTGCGCTTTTACGGATTTCCAGAAGAAGTTGTAGCTTATTATCAAAATGCAGATTTTGTACAAGAGTTAAATCTAAGACACGAAAAATTATTCCGCTCTCTTTGTTATTTAGGCCCTCTCCGTATAAAGCCTGAAAGGTTGTATTCTTGGGCAGGAATTGAGCCTGAAAGTGTTGGATATCAAGGCGAAAGTACAATAGCAGCTATTCTGGCTGCAAGAAAAAGAAAAATAAGTCTTGGCTATAAAAAAACGACAAAACCATTTGAGGAAATTATCGCATCAAAGCTTAAGCAAATGGGACTTATTGACGCATTCCGTGTAGAGCCCATATCTGAACACCGTCAAGAATATGAAGTAAAAGTTCGTACTCGGGGATCACAGTATTGGGTCGATCTACCTGACGTTGGATTCGGTATTTCACAAGTCTTACCTGTTTTAGTACAATGTTTTTATGCGCCTAAAGGTTCAATAATTTTAATGGAACAGCCTGAAATACATCTTCACCCTCTAGCACAATCAACTTTAGCAGATGTGATGATTGATGTTATAAAATCACGTGAAAATGGAGAAGATAGAGAAATACAAGTTATTATTGAAACACACTCTGAGCATTTTTTAAGAAGGTTACAACGAAGAATCGCTGAAGATGTTATTGATAGCCAGATGGTTTCAGCATATTTTGCCAATGTCTCCGTCACTCCTTCAAAATTAGAACCGCTACAAATAGATGTTTTTGGAAATATTAGTAATTGGCCTAATGATTTTTTTGGTGATGAAATGAGCGATATTACGGCTCAATCAAAGGCTGCGATAAAAAAACGTATTTCACAGGTTAAAAATAAATGA
- a CDS encoding helix-turn-helix transcriptional regulator yields MIKQDWHPADIIAGLRKRGTTMAAVSREAGLASSTLANALTRHWPKGERLIAEALHKRPEEIWPSRYNNGQHRQYRNGISD; encoded by the coding sequence ATGATTAAACAAGACTGGCATCCGGCAGATATCATCGCTGGTTTAAGGAAAAGAGGTACAACAATGGCTGCGGTTTCCAGAGAGGCGGGACTCGCATCGTCCACTCTGGCGAATGCGTTGACGCGACATTGGCCTAAAGGAGAACGTTTAATCGCCGAAGCCTTGCATAAACGCCCCGAAGAGATCTGGCCTTCACGTTATAACAATGGGCAGCACAGGCAATACCGAAATGGAATCTCAGATTAG